From the Thermotoga sp. genome, one window contains:
- the pyrH gene encoding UMP kinase yields MRVLVKLSGEALSGEGKKGFDPEKISYLTSEIKKVVEKGYRIGIVVGAGNLFRGSELKDLSKERADQIGLLGTVMNAVYLKDCFEKEGLKTKIFSQIVNLPDVESINYDSIESAIKNNFVLIFAGGTSNPFFTTDTAAVLRAREMKAQIIVKATKVDGIYDKDPKKFPDARKIEHLTLSEAMKMGIEVMDAEAFALCRKLGIIVKVINFFEPNSLLKVLRGENIGSTVLPD; encoded by the coding sequence ATGAGAGTACTGGTGAAACTGAGTGGAGAAGCACTATCCGGTGAAGGAAAAAAAGGTTTCGATCCAGAAAAGATATCTTATCTCACTTCGGAGATAAAGAAAGTGGTTGAAAAGGGTTATAGGATAGGAATAGTGGTGGGGGCTGGGAATCTGTTCAGGGGCAGTGAACTGAAAGATCTGTCCAAAGAAAGAGCGGACCAAATAGGCCTTCTTGGAACCGTCATGAACGCGGTATACTTGAAGGACTGTTTTGAGAAGGAGGGCTTGAAGACGAAGATTTTCTCGCAGATAGTGAACCTTCCCGATGTGGAGAGTATAAATTATGATTCGATCGAATCGGCCATCAAGAACAATTTCGTTTTGATATTCGCCGGTGGAACCAGCAATCCGTTCTTCACCACGGATACCGCTGCCGTTTTACGTGCGAGGGAGATGAAAGCGCAGATCATTGTAAAGGCGACGAAAGTGGATGGAATCTACGACAAAGATCCAAAAAAGTTTCCAGACGCCAGAAAAATCGAACACCTGACCCTCTCCGAGGCGATGAAAATGGGTATTGAAGTTATGGACGCCGAAGCCTTTGCCCTTTGCAGAAAGCTGGGTATAATCGTCAAGGTTATAAATTTCTTCGAACCGAATTCACTTTTGAAGGTCCTGAGAGGGGAAAACATCGGAAGTACCGTTTTACCCGATTAG